The following is a genomic window from Thioclava electrotropha.
TTCGAATTGAACTCGATGAATTCCGTGCGCCTGTCCCTGCGCGAGCCCGATTTCACGACCGCCTCACGGGTGGCGGGCGTGATCAACGACAAGCTTGGCCACAACACTGCACAGATGCTCGACCCCTCCACCATCGAGGTGCAGGCGAAGGGCAAATATGGTGTGCCGGAGCTTTTGGCGATGATCGAAAACCTGCCCGTCACGCCCGACTCCGTCGCCAAGGTGGTGGTCGACGAGAAATCCGGGACCATCGTGATCGGCTCGAATGTGCGGATCGATCAGGTCGCGATCAGTCAGGGCGGTCTGACCGTGAAGGTCAAGGAAAGCTACGCGGTCAGCCAGCCGAAGCCGATCTCCATCGGGGAGACTGTCGTGGTGCCCGAAACGGATGTGCAGGTCGAAGAGAGAAACACTCAGTTCAGCGTGCTCCAGGGGGGCGATGTCAGCCTTCAGGACCTCGTGGACGGCCTCAATGCGATTGGCGTGGGCGCCCGGCAGACGATCTCGATCCTGCAGGCGATCAAGGCCGCGGGTGCGCTTCATGCCGATCTGGAGATTATCTGATGAACCCGGTCGATCCGTCGAAGCCGTCGCTCTCGGCTGCGTCGCTCAAGGCGCCTGCTGCCTCTGGTGCGAAGTCGCAGGATGCGAAGGAGATCGCCAAGAATTTCGAGGCGACCTTCCTGCAGCAGGCCGTGGGCGAGATGATGAAGACCGTGAAGATGGGTGGGCTGGATGGCGGCCACGCCGAGGAGATGTGGAAATCTTTCCTCGCACGCGGCATCGCCGACGAGATCGCCGCCTCCGGCCGGACCGGGATCGCGCAAAGCGTCGAACGAATGATCGGCGCCTACAACTCGAACGGAGAAGACCATGGCTGATGAGACCCCGTCGCGTTTTCGCAAACGGATGCAGGCCCGGCGCGATATCGCCGCCGAAGGCCCCGTTTTGACCGACGAGGATGATGCGAACCTCGCCGCTTTCGAGGCGAATATCGATGCGACGCTCGATCTGTTGCGTGACGAAATCGCGGCGGTCGAGGCGGGGCATCTCGACCGCGTCACCGAGCTTTATGATCGGAAGGCGGACCTGCTGAAGCGGATCGAATTGAAGATTCCCGTGATCGAACCATTCCTCGAAGCGTCTGAGGATGCTGCGCCGGCGCTTCGCGAAAAGCTCCGCCAACTGAAGACCGCCGTGCAGGATAACAGCGTTCTGCTGTCGCGGATGTCCGAGGCGACCCGGGACATCGTGCGCGAAATCGAGAAGATCCGGAACCGGCACAGTCTCGACGGTCTCTATGGAAAGAGTGGCAAACCGGTCACAGGACAGGACGGTCCGCAGATGCATATCGATAAGGAATTCTAGATTCCGCCAAAACGTTAACCTGCGCTTAATCTTCGCCCCAAAATTCCTCTCCACGGCTCGCGCCGTTTTTCTGTCAGAAGACGAAAACAAATATCTTTCAGAATGAGGAGTGACTAGAAATGTCGTCCATTCTTACCAATACCTCCGCGATGAATGCTCTTGCGACCCTCCGTGGGGTCAACAAGGGTCTCGAAGACACGCAGAACCGCATTTCGACCGGCAAGAAGATCAACTCGGCGAAAGACAATGCCGCATATTTCTCGATCTCGGAATCGATGAACAGCGACAGCGGCATGTACAAGTCGATCAACGAAGGTCTGACCCTGACCAAGAACTCGGTTTCGACCGCGCGTCTTGGCGCAGAGTCGGTGAAGGATCTCGCCCAGCAGTTCGTCGAGCGTGTTTCGTTCGCTCAGGGCGACGCGGTTGATCATGCTGCGGTTCAGAAGGAACTGCGCAGCATCGTCGATCAGATCGGCACCACGATCAGCCAGGCGACCTTCAACGGCGACAGCCTCGTCGACGGTTCGGCCAACGTGACGGTCGTCACCGGGATCAGCCGCGCAAGCGGTTCCTTCGCGACCACGTCGATGACCTTCCAGGCGGTCGATCTCTCTTCGCTTCAGGCGACGCTGAGCGGGATCGATATCTCTGGTGGTTCGGCGGCGGTTCTGACCAGCGCGCTGACGAGCGCCCAAAGCGCCCTGTCGACGGCCATCGACAACGCGACCTCGCTCGGCGTGGCGGAGAAGTCGCTGGAATCCCAGCAGGACTTCCTCGGCAAGCTGACCGACAAGCTCGACACCGGTGTCGGCAACATGGTCGATGCGGACATGGAGAAGGAGGCGGCTCGCCTTCAGTCCTACCAGGTCCAGCAGCAGCTCGCGACGCAGTCGCTCTCGATCGCGAACCAGGGCCCTCAGAACCTTCTGAGCCTGTTCCGCTAAATCGTGGCGATGAACTGAATGGAAAGGCCCCGTATGTTGCGGGGCCTTTTCTTTTGCCGCGCTTGGGTTGTCTTTTCCGGCAAAGTTTAAAAACGCCTTTAACCGCGCCGTGCTAAGTTCGGCGAAAGAGAAGAAAAGAATATCGAGAGGAGAGCTTGCATGAGCGTCGCCGCGTATAAGCGAACCATTTCCGAAACCGAGTCTCCGCGGCAGATCGAGCGTCGTATCCTGTCACGCGTCACCGGCGAGCTGGAAGCCTTTCTGGCCGACTACGACAGCGCGTCGCAGGCCGGGCGAGGGGCGATCCTCGCGCAGGGTCTGCGCACTGCGCTCTGGGAGAACGAGCGCATCTGGACCGCACTGCGCGATGACCTCGCGGAGCCGGCGAACCAGTTCCCCGCCGAGCTGAAAGCGGCGCTGATTTCTCTCGCGCTCTGGGTCGAGCGGGAGACGCAGGTCGTAATGGGCGGTGGCGGCGCGGTCGCTCCCCTCGTCGAGGTAAATCGCAACATCATCCGTGGGCTCAGCGGCGACGCTGGCGCGCCGGTGGCTGCGGAATAAAGGGGCGCGGGTCATGGCACTACGACTGACGTTGAAACCGAACGAGCGGATCGTGGTCAATGGATGCGTGATCCGAAATGCCAACCGTCGCCAGACGCTTCAGATCGAGAACACTGCCGACGTGATCCGGGCCGAAGATCTGCTGGATGAAAACTGCGAGCCGACCCCGGTGAAGCAGGCCTATTTCCTGATCCAGACCGCGCTGATCCGCGCCGATACGCGCGACACGCTAGTGCCGGTCATTCAGGAAAAGCTCGCCGATCTTGCCACGATTTTCAGTGCTCCCGTGGTCGGCGGTGTCTTCGAGGCCGCGAACTGGGTCTCCCAGGGCGATTACTACAAGGCGTTGAGCGCACTGCGCCCGGTCATGCGACGCGAAGAGGAACTGTTCGCGCGCCTCTCCGGAGATGCGAGCCCGGCGGTGGCGCTGGAGGGGGAAGAATGCTGACGATTTCGGGCATGAGCAGCCGCCTCGCGCTGAAACTGATCGACCGGACGCAAGCCAAGCAGCTGGACCAACTGGCGGCAGAGCCCCAGCACGCCCGCGCGATCAGCCGTTTCCGCGAGAATATCGCGGATATCCATACCGCAGCCGATCTGGTGGACAATTACGACGCCTATAGCTTCGTCATGAAAGCCTTCGATCTGGAAGACC
Proteins encoded in this region:
- a CDS encoding rod-binding protein, whose translation is MNPVDPSKPSLSAASLKAPAASGAKSQDAKEIAKNFEATFLQQAVGEMMKTVKMGGLDGGHAEEMWKSFLARGIADEIAASGRTGIAQSVERMIGAYNSNGEDHG
- a CDS encoding flagellin N-terminal helical domain-containing protein, which gives rise to MSSILTNTSAMNALATLRGVNKGLEDTQNRISTGKKINSAKDNAAYFSISESMNSDSGMYKSINEGLTLTKNSVSTARLGAESVKDLAQQFVERVSFAQGDAVDHAAVQKELRSIVDQIGTTISQATFNGDSLVDGSANVTVVTGISRASGSFATTSMTFQAVDLSSLQATLSGIDISGGSAAVLTSALTSAQSALSTAIDNATSLGVAEKSLESQQDFLGKLTDKLDTGVGNMVDADMEKEAARLQSYQVQQQLATQSLSIANQGPQNLLSLFR
- a CDS encoding flagellar biosynthesis repressor FlbT codes for the protein MALRLTLKPNERIVVNGCVIRNANRRQTLQIENTADVIRAEDLLDENCEPTPVKQAYFLIQTALIRADTRDTLVPVIQEKLADLATIFSAPVVGGVFEAANWVSQGDYYKALSALRPVMRREEELFARLSGDASPAVALEGEEC
- a CDS encoding flagellar biosynthesis regulator FlaF: MSVAAYKRTISETESPRQIERRILSRVTGELEAFLADYDSASQAGRGAILAQGLRTALWENERIWTALRDDLAEPANQFPAELKAALISLALWVERETQVVMGGGGAVAPLVEVNRNIIRGLSGDAGAPVAAE